The Mycolicibacterium mageritense genome contains a region encoding:
- a CDS encoding helix-turn-helix domain-containing protein — MTAPTKTGGKLPSMDAALEAVKTSPAISLAELAVLTGVSLATAQRHAAAGDLPSPLRVVRMGQRWIVPSVHVRELLGLEVAA; from the coding sequence GTGACCGCACCAACCAAAACTGGAGGCAAGCTCCCCAGCATGGACGCCGCGCTCGAAGCGGTGAAGACCTCCCCCGCCATTTCCCTGGCTGAGCTGGCGGTTCTCACCGGGGTGTCCTTGGCGACGGCACAGCGGCACGCCGCCGCTGGAGACCTGCCCTCCCCGCTGCGGGTTGTCCGCATGGGTCAGCGATGGATTGTGCCGAGCGTCCACGTTCGTGAGCTTCTGGGACTTGAGGTCGCGGCGTGA